The following proteins are co-located in the Acidicapsa acidisoli genome:
- a CDS encoding ATP-binding cassette domain-containing protein codes for MSAAIEFAIEFRGVSYATAQGRLLLDRISLTLEEGTITAILGRSGSGKTTLLRTVNRMVEATAGDVLAHGASVRDAEVIGLRRGMGYVIQETGLFPHFTVERNVGLVLEAQGQPREERNRRSRELLSVVGLDPGSFAHRFPHQLSGGQRQRVGLARALAAEPGILLMDEPFGALDPLTRAEMQDMLRDLLRQLTGAAKKTVLLVTHDLDEALYLADRIVLLESGRLVANLEPAAFLRSDQPEIVSYIRAFHRGEKVNPVRQ; via the coding sequence ATGAGCGCAGCCATCGAATTTGCCATCGAATTTCGGGGAGTTTCGTACGCGACGGCACAGGGCAGGCTACTGCTCGACCGGATTTCTCTGACGCTCGAAGAAGGAACGATCACGGCCATCCTGGGACGCAGCGGCTCCGGAAAGACAACTTTGCTCCGCACGGTCAATCGCATGGTCGAGGCTACGGCAGGCGATGTGCTGGCGCATGGCGCAAGCGTCCGCGATGCCGAAGTGATTGGCTTGCGGCGGGGCATGGGCTACGTGATCCAGGAGACTGGGCTGTTTCCGCACTTTACCGTCGAGCGCAACGTCGGACTGGTGCTGGAAGCACAGGGCCAGCCGCGCGAAGAGCGAAACCGCCGCAGCCGGGAGCTGCTTTCCGTTGTGGGTCTCGATCCCGGCAGCTTTGCGCATCGCTTTCCGCACCAGCTTTCCGGCGGGCAGCGGCAGCGGGTTGGCCTGGCGCGTGCGTTGGCCGCCGAACCCGGCATCCTACTCATGGATGAGCCGTTCGGCGCGCTCGATCCGCTCACCCGGGCAGAGATGCAGGATATGCTGCGCGATCTGCTGCGCCAGCTTACGGGCGCGGCAAAAAAGACAGTGCTCTTGGTCACGCATGACCTCGACGAGGCGCTGTATCTTGCGGATCGAATCGTGCTGCTGGAGTCGGGAAGGCTGGTTGCGAACCTTGAGCCTGCTGCCTTTCTGCGTTCCGATCAGCCGGAGATTG